TAAAGAAGGACAAGCCTGAACTAATcgtcctgcctcagggcctgggcTCCATACCTAAGGAATAGACAGTCTTCTACTTTCTAACAAGCCGGACTTGAAGTTTGGAATAAATCGCCTGGTTGAGTGACAGGTGTTTCCCAGCTGAGCCCTTGGGGAGATTCTCCAGTTGGGCAGGGACACCCCTTCCCCAGAGGCCTGGTGGGTTCAGCTCCTTTTGCCCAATTCAAAGTGAGGGGGTGGTTTTCGCCAGGCGGGAAGGAAGGCTGTGACTTCCCCCTCCTTGGGTCCGTCTGTCTGTCCATCTCTGTGAATGGCCGcttcctgttctttttctttttccttttaagccTCTCCTCGTCGTTCTCCTCTTCTCTATCTTCATGAATTACTCTGAGCCCTGGTCTCCGTCCCTCTGTCTCAGGCTCCTGCGTCTGTCTCGGCTCTTggcctctctccccctctcctcccctcccccgcgcTGTCATTCACCCAGCTCCTCTCCGCGCACAGCCAATGGAGAGACCCGGCCGAAACGGCGAGGCTCGCTCGCACCGGGCTTTTTCGCCCGGTGATTGATGTCCCAGAGTCAACAGCCAGCGAGCAGccggagaagggaaggagaagccAGAGAGGGAAAGAGTACGGCGCCcgctctccctcccctcccccctactTTAGCCCTTCTGCGCACTTCGCCTCCAAGTCTCAGCGCATCCAGGAGCCGCTGTTGCCTCTGCGCCCCTGCTCGCTGcgcccggagccaagggcggcGAGCGTCGCCGCCCGGGGCCCCCTACCCCACAGTGGGGCCAGGGCCCGGGCCAGCATGGAGCACCTAGGTCCGCACCACCTCCACCCGGGCCACGCGGAGCCCATCAGCTTCGGCATCGACCAGATCCTCAACAGCCCGGACCAGGGTGGCTGCATGGGGCCTGCTTCGCGCCTTCAGGACGGAGAATATGGCCTTGGCTGTTTGGTCGGAGGAGCCTACACCTACGGCGGGGGCTCCGCGGTCGGAGCGGGGTCCGGGGGCGCGGGAGCCTATGGCGCTGGCGGCCCCGGCGGCCCCGGTGGCCCGgcgggtggcggcggcggcgcctGCAGCATGGGTCCGCTTGCCGGTTCCTACAACGTGAACATGGCCTTGGCAGGCGGTCCCGgtccgggcggcggcggcggcggcgggggtgGCGGCGGTGGCGGGGGTGCGCTGAGCGCTGCGGGAGTGATCCGGGTCCCCGCGCACAGGCCACTGGCTGGAGCCGTGGcccactcccagcccctggccGCTGGCTTGCCCACCGTGCCCTCTGTGCCTGCCGTGCCGGGCGTCAACAACCTCACCGGCCTCACCTTCCCCTGGATGGAGAGTAACCGCAGATACACAAAGGACAGGTTCACAGGTGAGTCCGGCCCGCGCGCGCCCCTCCTGGCCGCGGCCCGGGCTCTGCGCTACCCCTCCCTCGCCCAGGAGCTCCCCCAGCCCCCTCTGCTCACCAGGTCGTCCAGCTTCTCTAGGCGCTTCCCCCAAGTTCAGCCGCCCGCCAGATTCTATGATCGAAGAATCGCCATGCTTGAAGAATTCTCCCAGCCTGGGCCCTGCTGTCTCTCTCGCAGGACCCCTGCTGGGAGAAGCTCTCCCTGGTTCCCTCTTGGGATCCCTGGGCCCGATGAGGCAGAGGGAAGGGGGCTGTAGATTCAGAATTACCTTCCCCCGGCATTTGGGGCTGAGGAATCTCAGATAAAGGGGTGAGATGTGAACAAACTGTTTCTTCCGACCCAGCTGCCTTTCTTAGACCAAGGCGGCGAGCCCCAGAATCAGACACAAGAAAAGAACAGGTTCCCCCACCTCCCGTCCcctacacacacgcacgcacttCTTGCTCCAAACTCCGGTGCCCGTCGTGGCAGAGGCCCCAAGTCTGGATAAAGCCCCAGAGCTGAAGGgcccttctttcctcttcccgGACCGAGGGCTTCGTCCGGATCGGTGGCAGCGCAGGGCTGAGCCACCCGGGACAGTTGGCTCCTCATTTTCGTTCTGTCTCGGCTTGGCGTCCTCCCATGGACCCAGCCCTGTTGTGCCCGGCGTTAATAATGCACTGCCCGGCTGGCGATCAATCGGTGGCGGGAGGACGACTCCCGGAACGATTCCGCACTAGGTGGTGGCTGGCTGCTGCCCTCTCCGCTGCCTGCTCCGCGCCTGCCTCCGCTCGTCCCTGCTCCCTCCGCTCCCGCTTCCTCTCGGCACTCAGCTCTCCTGCTGGCCCTTTCCTGCAGTCTTCACTTCCCGCTCTCTTTAGCGTTCTCTGGATCAGAGACGACGATCCTCCGGCCGTGACAGACCCCCAAGTCCCACTGGGAAGCAGCCACAAATTGAACCCGGGTTCGCCGCTGGCTGGGCCTTAGagaggggaggcaggaggcacAGGCCACTACTGGTCGCCACTGGGACTCTTGGGCACCCTGGACTCCAGGGCTCAACAGTGGAAGGAGGGTATTTGTGCATAATCACCGTGGGAGAAGCAGCTTAGAGCTAGCCACTGGGCAAGGATAGCCCAAGGTGTCCCAGGCCCCCTGCTCCTGTTCCAGGCAGCATAGGCAGGGAGACTGCTCCTGGAACCTCTCACCAGACTCTGGGGCCATGGCAGAAGTGGGGGCGGGCAGTGACAGGCAGAACAGCTGCTGGCTCCAGGCCTCCAGGAAAGACCCTCAGTCAAAGGGCTCCTGTGCCCCAACCAGAGTCCTCTCAGGCCTGGGGATGCAGAGCCTGGTCCCCATCCTACTCCACCACCCAGGCCGGGCCAGTCTTGAAGGGCCCTGCTGGCGGGAGCTTATTGGCCCTGGGTCCCTGGAGAAAGGTGCTCCACAGAAGGCCTGCCTCAGGGAGCCACCCCAGGTCCTAATCCTGTTTTAGGCATGAGCAAGGTCCTGAGGGAGTATATGGCTGTGGCTTTGTGTTGTCCTGTGTCCTGTGTGCTTGTGCCTGTGCTTGTCTAAGTGCGTGTCGGCCTGTTTGCGTGTAAAATTTGGAAGTTTGTGCCTGTATGTGTGGCTGTGTGATGGAGCTCAGGTCGGGAGGGACTCAGAGTCGGGGCCTTGAACAGCTTGGCTTCTTACTGTTGGAAGTCTTTCTGAACCTGGAGCCCTGGAGCTGCAGGGGCGGGGGGCAGTGTGCGACTTATAGCTCGCCTTAGATTGCCCCAAGGGTGGTGGGGGGAGCGGGGTGGCGATTGGGGTCGCGGGAGCCTGGGGCTAGGGAGGCCTCCGTGGTGGCAGCAGCGGCGTTGACCTGGAGGGCGGGACGGGGCCGTTTCCTGCTGCGGGTTGACGGGAGGACCACAGCGCTTCTCGTAGGGGTCCCGCCGCTGCGCTCGCTGACTCGCGGGGTGTCGGGCCTGGGACGCCTCCTGACGCTCTGCCGCTTGCCTCTGCCGTCTGTCTGTCTCCCGCTCCAGTGGCCCTCTCACCCTTCACTGTAACACGCCGTATAGGTCACCCCTATCAGAACCGGACGCCCCCCAAGAAGAAGAAGCCGCGCACGTCCTTCACGCGCCTGCAGATCTGCGAGCTGGAGAAGCGCTTCCACCGCCAGAAGTACCTGGCCTCGGCCGAGCGCGCCGCCCTGGCCAAGGCGCTCAAAATGACCGACGCGCAGGTCAAAACCTGGTTCCAGAACCGACGGACGAAGTGGAGGTGAGTACGCGGGGCGCAGTCGGGCAGCTCTCGGCCCGCTCGCGTCCTCTCTTGCGGCGCACACGCTCCTCCGCTCGCGGGTTTCCGATCGGTTCGGAGGAGCGGGCTCCTGCTAGGCACGCGGGGAGCTGGAAGCAACCGAGGCTGATAGCCGGCCTGGGGCTGGAGAGCCTCGGCTCGGTTTTACCAGAGGCTTCGGGGCTTTCTGTCCGGCACATCCTGTGCCCGTGCAGACGCGGCTGGCCTCCGCCGCCGCTTGGACAAGCAGGAGGGTTAGAGCGCTCTGTGCAGTGTGACCTTCTGGGCTCAGTGAGTCTGGGGGGCTTTTTGTTTGCGCAAACCCGCAATTACCGAAGGGCCTCCTCTGTCGCGGAGACTGGAGGCAGAAAGGCCTGCGCCTTGTCTCGGCCCCGCCGGGCTCCCGGCAGAGCGTCTGGGGCCCCAGACCGTGGGCTGGCTCCCGCTCGCCGCCTCCTCCCCAGACGCCCGGCTTGGGCGCAGCAGGCCCCCCACCCTGGAGGGGGAAAATCAATCCGCGCCGGCTGCGGTGGGGTTTCGCGGGTCCCGCTGAAAGGGGGATCAATTAGGAGCAGATgggtgtgtgtgagaaagagagacatTGCCCCTTCTCCCGTCACATAGCCACAACTACAGTTACTACACACTTATTTTTTTCACACGCACGTACCTCGCCCTCTGTCGTTTTTACCCGACTCTCTCCCTTACCCTCAGGGACACGAAGCTCCCCACACACTCCTAAGTCGCTTTTTTCTCCGCACACTCTGACGCTGTCTCCGGCTGCACCCTCTTGCACCCCTGAACCCTCCGCACATCTGGCCCGCATACTCGGTTCCACGCACGCCGGGAGTGTCTCCTTAGTTCAGGCCCCAGGGGTGAGCGCAAGAGTCTGGGCAAAGTCGGCGGCGCCGGGCCGGGCGGGCCTCGGGGCGGGAGGAAGGAATTggagtttcctcttttcctgaaTGAGGGCGAGGAATCTGCCCGGGATTCCGCCTTCGGGGCCACAAAGGAAGCCATGGCCCCGAGAGTCTACCAGCATTCCTGTcgctggggaaggggtgggggacgGGGCTTCAGACCTCTGGAAAGCTAAAGAGGGAGAGGGGCtagctggagggggaggggagggctggtGGTCCCGAGGCCTGCTGAGGACGCGGCCTAGGCGAGGGGGGAAGGCGGCAGGCCTGGGGGAGGCACAGAGAAAGCCGGCTGCAGGCAAAGAGAAAGTGAAACACAAAGGGGAGGGAGGTCAAAGAGAGACACCCCatcccaagaaaaaaagaatgacagaCAGCCTGAAGAAGCCTTATTTATAATAAAGCAGTGGATGACTAACACAGCCATTTTCGTTTCAAACAAATTCCCTTAattcagaaagaaggaagtggGTAGGAgtagggggggagagagagagaaagagagagagagagaggacacaaaGCATAAAGGAAGAGAAACACTGGGGCAGCTTGAAATGCAGGGAAGAAGGGACagatgagagacagaaagacaccgaGTGAAAAGTCAAGAAGGGGCGGCGCGGAGAAGGCCGGCGGCCGCCGCTGGAAGAGGCCCTCGCAGGCCTTGCGCGGCTTCATCGATCGCCTACAAATTGCTTCTGGAGGCCCCGGGGACTCCCATTAGATCTGTCCACCTTAGAGACAGACGTTTGATCTCAGTTGACAGGGTGGAGGGGCGGCATTAAATGGAATAAGTGAGTCATCGCGTCCCTGGGCCGTCTGGGAGGAAGCCGGTCTGTCCTGGAGCCCCCGGCAGGGCACAGGGCTCGGCACAGGAGGCCCGAGGCGTGGGAGACGTTctcagagagaagaagagaggtcCGGCAGGGCAGATCGGCAGGGCTGGCATGTCTGCTGGCCcttgcctctctgtcctgcattTCAGTGGGAAGGGTGAGGCGGGCCCCCAGGACTTGGGCCGAAGCTTGGTCTCCCTCGGGGCTGGGGAGAGGCCAGATGCTATCCTGCTCCTGGCTGCACTGTGCAAGGCCAGTGGGAGGGTGGGCGCTGCGGGTAGATGGGGAGTCCCAGCTATTTGAGCCTGGCGGACTTTCCCAATGCTCCTCTGGGATATCTCAGTTCTATCCACTTTTGGGGTTCCCAGTCAGATAACCAGTCGGTGCTCAGATAACCTGAGAGCGCAGTGCTCCTCTTTGGAGCCCCCACCTCCCGTTTGGGCCCCTTTAATGCATTCCCTTCTCTTGAGGGTCCTGACTCGCTCAGGTAATCTTCTGGGAGCCTACCGGGAGCTGGGGCACGCGCAGGAGCCGGGTCAGTGCCCTGGCAGGTAACGGCTTGTTCCCGATGCAGACGGCAGACCGCGGAGGAGCGTGAGGCTGAGAGGCAGCAGGCGAACCGCATCCTCCTGCAGCTGCAGCAGGAAGCCTTCCAGAAGAGCCTGGCTCAGCCGCTGCCTGCAGACCCACTGTGCGTGCACAACTCATCGCTCTTCGCTCTGCAGAACCTGCAGCCGTGGTCTGACGACTCGACCAAGATCACTAGCGTCACGTCCGTGGCGTCGGCCTGCGAGTGAGCCTGTCCGCTCCGCCCTGCAGGACCCCAGGCTCAGTCTGGGGTCATCCAGGCCTGAGAGCCAGGACTCTCCTCCACCCTTCCCAGCCGCGGACAGACTGCACGCTGGAGGGGGACGCCGTGTCCCTTGCACCGGCCCGCGCACTCCGGCCGACACTGTTTTCTCTTCGTTGTTTGAGCGCGCAGGACAGGGACGGCGATCTCCTCCCAGATGTCAATGCGGTCCCACACTCGCCGGAACTTTTAAAGTCCTCTCAGTTTGCGTCTATTTCGTTTTATTCTGATATTTAACGTGGAACCGAGAGAGAGgcaagggaggtggggggaggaagagtTTTGGGGATCCCCAGGGCTGCCATCTTGAACTTGCCCTGGGAAACTCCCTCTCTGTGTCCCACTCCTCATCACACACATGGGGACTCATAGGCCCACATAGAGGCGATGTCACTGTTCCTCGTGGTCTCACCTCAGAGCCACACATGGGTGACCTATGGCAGAGTATCATGCACACACAGGATCATAACCTTCACACTCTTGACCCTCATTATCAGGCACAGGCCAAGGGTGACCCAGACTCATTCCAAGCAGCATGgcacttccccccacccccaaacacaaGGCCGTAGCCACACTGTGACAcaccaccccacacacaccagccACAACAGCCTCACTTGGCCTGCCAGGCCCCCACCACACATCCCACCTGCACCCAGGTACGCACAGACAGGTTTTCACAAACtcaagcccatttctccagatcCTGTTTGTAGGGGGGGTTTAAGTTATGCACTTATAAGGTGTTTTCTGTGTAACCATTTTATAAAGTGCTTGTGTAATTtatgtggaaaaaataataaaaccctcCGGATCCGGAGTCAGGGCTGCCCACTCCTTGCTGAGCCCAGTATCTTGCAGCTATTTGGGTTTGGTGTGAGCTGGTGTTTGAAGGGCAGCCACTGGTACCTGTGCTTGGGGGACATATGGGAGAGCAGGACCCTCAGGCTctagagagaggaaagaaggacgAGGACAGATGAATAGAAagcaaaggagaggagagagagccaGGCTCTCCTGGGATTGCTAGTGCTTGAGAAGATGTAGATTTCTTTGTGTGtgagtgttgtgtgtgtgtgcattgtgtgTTTGTGATGTTGTGGGCAATCAGGATGTTGCCGACAGTGAATGTAATGGTGTTGCAGTGTGTAATTGTGTTTGCAATTCTTGtgtgtaaatatttgtttctgcTTAAGTTGCAAATCGAAACTATCATTGTGTGCACGGGCTTCTCAGTGTGTGTAACCATGTGTGAGTGTGACTGTGTCTTTTTGGGTAATTGTGTAATCACCCATTTTGTGATTGTGTATGAATCATGTTAATGCTGTGAGAGTACATATTAGTTTCTCTCTCTGAatccatttttatgttaaatatgtGAATGTTTGTGATTGTGTATCATCTTTAATCAGATGAGTGTAATTGTGAGATGTAATCCTGTGTGAGCTGTGTATTTTAgctgtatgtatttgtgtgtgacaGTATGTACTTGGGGGAATGAATGTAGTTGGGAGTATGCATCATTGCAGAAACTGTCTCTGTGGGTGAGTGTGTGGTTAAATGAGTAGGTGTAATTGTGGGCTGATGGTATATGAGGTGGTGGAAGTCTAAAGTGGAATTTGCAGATACATTATGGGGGGATCAGTATCTGCTAGGAGTTCTGGGATTTTAGGCTCTTACCCATCAAACTGCACAAGTTGGGGCACATTGAATCAGGAATTAGGGCCATGATCCTTTCT
Above is a genomic segment from Cynocephalus volans isolate mCynVol1 chromosome 7, mCynVol1.pri, whole genome shotgun sequence containing:
- the TLX1 gene encoding T-cell leukemia homeobox protein 1, with the translated sequence MEHLGPHHLHPGHAEPISFGIDQILNSPDQGGCMGPASRLQDGEYGLGCLVGGAYTYGGGSAVGAGSGGAGAYGAGGPGGPGGPAGGGGGACSMGPLAGSYNVNMALAGGPGPGGGGGGGGGGGGGGALSAAGVIRVPAHRPLAGAVAHSQPLAAGLPTVPSVPAVPGVNNLTGLTFPWMESNRRYTKDRFTGHPYQNRTPPKKKKPRTSFTRLQICELEKRFHRQKYLASAERAALAKALKMTDAQVKTWFQNRRTKWRRQTAEEREAERQQANRILLQLQQEAFQKSLAQPLPADPLCVHNSSLFALQNLQPWSDDSTKITSVTSVASACE